One window from the genome of Salvia splendens isolate huo1 chromosome 9, SspV2, whole genome shotgun sequence encodes:
- the LOC121747507 gene encoding aluminum-activated malate transporter 9-like, whose protein sequence is MSKDSLLSLGSIDEETSSSSCLSSVRNILKQLWCDSCDYSKNAVEMGRKDPRKVVYALKMGSALALVSLLLFWEMPIKDASQYSIWAILTVVVMFEFSIGATFIKGFNRGLGTFFAGMLAFLFAGLSVLAGPGEKIVIVISFFIIGCCGSYLRLYPTMVPYDYGYRVFVLTFCILMVAGNRNRGYVLAILTRLVLIALGACICFTINICVYPIWSGDDLHRLVVNNFNELATSLEGCVNGYLRSVNYERTSSRFMAQASSDQIGYKSVIESASREQTLFGFAIWEPPHGRYRKLHYPWRMYVKTSNAVRHCAYTVMALHGCIMSEIQAPPDKRRVFLSEFQQVSVEGSRVLLELGSKIEKMEKLGAVKNILEQVHEAAEQLQKKIDQRSFLLVNSDSWEVGSHRKDLEELDDLPQHHLCQKSLSETSIYIQKPLTRNVRRLVPWPSSFCLEGDGVVVIGDGEAKTCKSASALSLATFASLLIEFVARLQIVVDCFEELSEEAEFMDPDVVLTESGGLWTRLVRCLSYK, encoded by the exons ATGAGCAAAGATAGCCTGCTTTCATTAGGTAGCATTGATGAGGAGACTAGCAGCAGCTCATGTCTCTCCTCAGTGCGCAACATATTGAAGCAGTTGTGGTGCGATTCTTGCGATTACTCCAAGAATGCGGTGGAGATGGGGCGAAAGGATCCAAGAAAAGTGGTTTATGCTCTCAAGATGGGCTCTGCATTGGCTCTTGTTTCATTGCTTTTATTTTGGGAAATGCCTATTAAAGATGCGTCCCAGTATTCAATCTGGGCTATCCTAACTGTCGTTGTGATGTTTGAGTTCAGTATAG GGGCGACGTTCATCAAGGGATTCAACCGCGGTTTAGGTACCTTTTTCGCGGGAATGCTGGCCTTTTTATTTGCTGGGCTGTCAGTCTTGGCTGGACCAGGGGAAAAGATTGTGATTGTTATAAGTTTCTTCATCATTG GCTGTTGTGGGTCGTACTTGAGGCTTTACCCTACTATGGTGCCGTACGACTATGGATACCGCGTTTTTGTGCTCACGTTCTGCATCTTAATGGTGGCTGGGAACAGAAATAGGGGCTATGTGTTGGCAATTCTAACTAGATTGGTTCTGATTGCTCTTGGTGCTTGCATCTGCTTCACCATTAACATCTGTGTCTACCCTATCTGGTCCGGAGACGATCTGCACCGCCTCGTGGTGAATAATTTCAACGAGCTTGCCACATCTTTGGAAG GTTGTGTGAATGGCTACTTGAGGAGTGTCAACTACGAAAGAACGAGCAGCCGGTTCATGGCTCAAGCATCCAGTGATCAGATTGGCTACAAATCAGTCATAGAATCTGCAAGCAGAGAGCAAACCTTG TTCGGGTTTGCAATATGGGAGCCGCCTCATGGGCGCTACAGAAAGCTTCACTATCCGTGGAGGATGTATGTGAAGACGAGCAATGCGGTTAGGCACTGTGCTTACACTGTGATGGCACTCCATGGATGCATTATGTCAGAAATTCAG GCGCCACCGGATAAAAGGAGGGTGTTCTTAAGCGAGTTCCAGCAGGTGAGCGTCGAGGGATCAAGAGTTCTGCTCGAGTTGGGAAGCAAGATAGAGAAGATGGAGAAGCTAGGAGCAGTCAAGAACATTCTAGAACAAGTGCACGAGGCGGCTGAGCAGCTGCAGAAGAAGATAGACCAGAGATCATTCCTTCTAGTGAACTCCGATAGCTGGGAGGTTGGCAGCCACAGGAAGGATCTAGAAGAACTTGATGATCTTCCACAACACCATCTTTGCCAAAAGTCATTGAGTGAAACTTCGATTTATATACAAAAGCCTCTGACGAGGAATGTGAGGAGGCTCGTGCCATGGCCTTCCTCATTTTGTTTGGAAGGTGATGGAGTGGTAGTGATTGGAGATGGCGAGGCCAAGACTTGTAAGAGCGCGAGCGCCTTGTCACTTGCCACGTTTGCCTCGCTGTTGATTGAGTTCGTGGCGAGGCTGCAGATTGTGGTGGACTGCTTTGAGGAGCTTAGTGAGGAGGCAGAGTTCATGGATCCTGATGTTGTTCTAACAGAAAGTGGAGGCCTTTGGACAAGGCTAGTGAGATGTTTGAGTTACAAGTGA
- the LOC121746457 gene encoding homologous-pairing protein 2 homolog has translation MCKPINTASFRTDGITIYSAKQVFLPRKVFPLIPMAPKSDSAEGIVLNFVNEQNRPLNSQNVADSLQKFNLKKAAIQKALDSLADGGKISFKEYGKQKIYMARQDQFDIPNSEDLNQMKEQNSKLQEQLAERKKAISEVEAEVKALQSNLTLDQILARQIQLGNEVKQMEDKLTKLRQGVTLVSPEQRQVVEKMYMETMNQWRRRKRMFKDVWSAITENSPKNPNEFKEELGLEYDEDCGVSLQSFDELGHGVNKRAKRK, from the exons ATGTGCAAGCCTATTAATACGGCGTCGTTTAGAACTGACGGTATAACAATTTACTCTGCGAAGCAAGTTTTTCTCCCACGGAAGGTTTTCCCGCTCATACCGATGGCTCCCAAATCGGATAGTGCTGAAG GAATCGTCCTCAACTTCGTGAATGAG CAAAATAGGCCTTTGAATTCACAAAATGTGGCCGATTCTCTGCAAAAGTTTAATCTCAAAAAGGCTGCCATACAAAAAGCCTTGGATAGCCTTGCAGACGGTGGTAAAATATCATTCAAAGAGTATGGCAAGCAGAAAATATACATGGCTAGGCAAGATCAGTTCGACATCCCAAACAGCGAAGACCTCAACCAGATGAAAGAGCAGAATTCGAAACTCCAAGAACAGCTTGCTGAAAGAAAGAAAGCCATCTCTGAGGTTGAAGCAG AGGTCAAGGCACTGCAATCAAATTTGACACTCGATCAGATACTAGCCAGGCAGATCCAACTGGGAAACGAG GTTAAGCAGATGGAGGATAAGTTGACTAAGCTGAGGCAAGGGGTTACTCTGGTGAGTCCAGAGCAGAGGCAGGTCGTGGAAAAGATGTATATGGAGACGATGAACCAGTGGAGACGACGCAAGAGGATGTTCAAGGATGTATGGAGTGCCATCACAGAAAACTCACCCAAGAACCCTAACGAATTCAAG GAGGAACTTGGTCTGGAGTACGACGAGGATTGTGGTGTCAGCTTGCAGTCCTTCGATGAACTAGGGCATGGCGTAAACAAGCGAGCCAAACGCAAATGA